A window from Bos indicus x Bos taurus breed Angus x Brahman F1 hybrid chromosome 26, Bos_hybrid_MaternalHap_v2.0, whole genome shotgun sequence encodes these proteins:
- the TLX1 gene encoding T-cell leukemia homeobox protein 1, translated as MEHLGPHHLHPGHAEPISFGIDQILNSPDQGGCMGPSSRLQDGEYGLGCLVGGAYPYGGGGPAAGPGAGGAGAYGAGGPSGPGGPAGGGGGACSMGPLAGSYNVNMALAGGPGPGGGGGGGGGGGGGGGTLSAAGVIRVPAHRPLTGAVAHPQPLATGLPTVPSVPAVPGVNNLTGLTFPWMESNRRYTKDRFTGHPYQNRTPPKKKKPRTSFTRLQICELEKRFHRQKYLASAERAALAKALKMTDAQVKTWFQNRRTKWRRQTAEEREAERQQANRILLQLQQEAFQKSLAQPLPADPLCVHNSSLFALQNLQPWSDDSTKITSVTSVASACE; from the exons ATGGAGCACCTGGGTCCGCACCATCTCCACCCGGGCCACGCGGAGCCCATCAGCTTTGGCATCGACCAGATCCTCAACAGCCCAGACCAGGGCGGCTGCATGGGGCCCTCCTCGCGCCTCCAGGACGGAGAATACGGCCTTGGGTGTTTGGTTGGAGGCGCCTACCCTTACGGCGGCGGGGGCCCCGCAGCcgggccgggggccgggggcgCGGGGGCCTATGGCGCTGGAGGCCCGAGTGGCCCCGGTGGcccggcgggcggcggcggcggcgcgtgCAGCATGGGCCCGCTGGCCGGCTCCTACAACGTGAACATGGCCTTGGCGGGCGGCCCCGGTcccggtggcggcggcggcggcggcgggggtggAGGCGGCGGTGGGGGCACGCTGAGTGCTGCGGGAGTGATCCGAGTGCCTGCGCACAGGCCGCTAACTGGAGCGGTGGCCCACCCTCAACCTCTGGCTACCGGTTTGCCCACCGTGCCCTCCGTGCCTGCCGTGCCGGGCGTCAACAACCTCACCGGCCTCACCTTCCCCTGGATGGAGAGTAACCGCAGATACACAAAGGACAGGTTCACAG GTCACCCCTATCAGAATCGGACGCCCCCCAAGAAGAAGAAGCCGCGCACGTCCTTCACGCGCCTGCAGATCTGCGAGCTGGAGAAGCGCTTCCACCGCCAGAAGTACCTGGCCTCGGCCGAGCGCGCCGCCCTGGCCAAGGCGCTCAAAATGACCGACGCGCAAGTCAAAACCTGGTTCCAGAACCGGAGGACAAAGTGGAG GCGGCAGACTGCGGAGGAGCGTGAGGCCGAGAGGCAGCAGGCAAACCGCATCCTCCTGCAGCTGCAGCAGGAGGCCTTCCAGAAGAGCCTGGCTCAGCCTCTGCCCGCGGACCCGCTGTGCGTGCACAACTCCTCGCTCTTCGCCCTGCAGAACCTGCAGCCGTGGTCTGACGACTCGACTAAGATCACCAGCGTCACGTCCGTGGCGTCGGCCTGCGAGTGA